Part of the Sphingobacterium sp. LZ7M1 genome, ACTGGTTACTGCAGCCTTGAATCGATCTGTTTGAGTAACGACCCAATTGGTCATAAATCCACCGTAAGAACCACCTGTAACTCCCATTCTGTTTTTATCCAAGAAAGGGTGTTTTTCAAGGGCATAATCTAATCCTTTCATCAGGTCTAAATAATCTCCACCACCCCAGGCTTGGTAAGTACCGTCGGAAAATTTCTGTCCATAGCCCGTGGAACCTCTTGGATTGATAAAGACTACAGCATATCCTTTTCCAGTCAACACCTCTACGATGTCGGTATAGCTATAACCGAATGCCCCATGTGGACCACCATGAATGCGTTGGATAACTGGGACCTTTGTGCATGGAGGAATGTTAGCTGGATAGGCAATAAATCCTTGGACATTGACGCCATCATGTGATTTGAACCAGAAGCTTTCTTTTTTGGAAAGGTCCTTGTCTTTTAACCAATTGCTAGATTCGTTAGTCAATTGTGTAATAGTTTTACCTTCATTATCAGATATATATACTTCATTTGCTGAATTGAAATCTGACATGGTAAAGGAGATTCTCTTGTTGGAAACATTGACAGCTCCAACACTAGCTTCTTTATCGATTATCGGTGTGAATGTTTTACCGTCTATGTTTCCTTTGTACAAGACACGTTTTCCATGTCTTGGGAATCCAAAGTAAAAGTGCTTGCTATCATCCATCCATTCACCTCCACTCAGTCGTTCATCCAAATCAGTGGTTAGGCAAGTAACCTCCCCATTTGCGACCTGATATAGGTAAAGCTTAAGGTCTTCTGGGGAACTGTCTTTGGTGTTTAAGGGGCGGATCGTAGCTGGATAGAGGATGTATTTTCCATCTGGGCTCCAATTTGGGTTATGTTCAGTACCAATGGTATTTGTAATCTGTTTCACCTTGGAATTGGAAATGTCGACTATGAACAGGTCGTTGTTGTAATTATTATCTGGATCATCGGTATGATTTGATACGTAGGCAATTCTTTTAGAATCTGGTGCCCAAGTTAAAGAATGGCTATCAAACTTATCATCCGTCAATACCTTTACGGTTCCTGTTGCTACATCCACCAAGTGGATTTTTGTTAATACATTATCGGAGAAAGAAGTCCTGGATTTATAAAGGATCCTTTCGATTACTTTAGGAGATGCAGGGTCAATTTTGACTTGAGCCTTTTCAGCGTCTGCCCCCACGTATGCGATGTACTTTCCATCAGGGCTCCATGCGTAATTCTTCTTTGCAGAGTGGCCCAGGAAATGGTTGCTGGAATACACGGGGGCAACAAATTTTGGACTGTTGTCACTGTTTGTAATATAGAATATTCCGGATTGTCCATTGATATTACCACGGAAGGCCAGTTTACTGCCATCAGGAGACCATTGTGGGTCGCTGACCTGAGTCGCTACAGTTTCTTTTTTTCCTGATTTTATGTCGAGAATAATTAATTCCGATTGTACTTTATTGGCTTCCAAATTGGTTTTCGCTTGTACGTAAGCTAATTTTTCACCATTTGGAGATAATGCTTGCGCAGCAATGGAAGGCATAGAGAAACTAGTCTCTTCCGTTATTTTTTGTTGGGCTTGAAGGGAGCTGCCCATGTATACAGCTCCCATCAATAATAGATATTTTAACTTCATATAATTTGTCTTTTTTGATGTTATTTATTTTTATAAAGGTCCCAGTTCACTTCTGCTTGTGGTAGTGGGAATTGGGTAAATACCTTTCCTTTATCATAAGTCGCATCAATTGCTTCACTCATATTGGCATATAATAGACCTGGTCCTGTATAGCGTCTTACGTCTACCCAGCGGTGGCCAGCAGGTTCAGCCCAAAGGGAATACCTACGTTGGTATAGGATTTCCTTAAGCAGGCTGTTTTTGTCGGTAGGACCGGTGTATTTGCCAATGTTAGCTGCCTCGCGGATAATATCGATACTGGCAATGGCATTGGTAGTTTGTCCTAATTGGGCTTGAGCTTCAGCTTTGATCAAGATCAATTCTTCGTTTTTGATAAAAGTTACCGGCAAAGTATTGGTTGGATAGCGGTTGTCTTGGTATTCACCTGTCAATGCCACGGTGGAAGTGGTAACTACGAAAGGAGTAGTTAGTTTAAAGAACTTCTTGGCAACACGGCTGTCTCCAGGAGTAGCATCGGCGATCAGTCCAGGATTTACAACTCTAAGGTTTCCTGGGTTAGGGATATTTAAGGCCATGAACAAAGGATTGTTCAGGTCAGCACCGCTACTGAAAGTATGCTTAGGCCCTTCTTCTAGATTTCCGTTTTCAGCGATGAAAGAACCTGATAGTGCATCCAATGCACCCTGCCAATCTTTGCGATAGATTGCTAGTCGTGCAGAAATGGCGCGGTTGACCTTGGCTAAGCCCGCAGGGTTGTTGTAGCCCGAAAATCCAGTGCTTAATTTAAAAGGAAGAGTAGTGCCTGCCTTCTTTAGATCTTCGAAACCTGCATCCAGTTGTCCTTTAATGTAGGTTAAGGCTTCATCATAGGAAACAAAAGGGCCAGGGTTCAATTCATCTTTAACATCCACGCGGATACCATTTTGGTAAAGCCAGTTGGCAGGGATCATGTATTGGTAGCCCATAATGGTTTTTGCAAAACCTGAAACAGCAGCTTTTTCTGTTTCATTCATTTTGTCGGTATTGGCCAAGGCATCCAAAATCAGGTTTGCCTGATTGATGGCACCGTAAGGAGAGGCATAAGAACCACCACCGGTTGTTCCATAGCCGAAGACATTGGAGTTTAGGGTGTAGTCGTTAAGGCCTAACCATTCGGTCATGTTGCGGGTATCCGATGAGTTCAATAACCAGATTTCACGACCTAAGCTGGCCCAGCCATTCGTTACGTTGGAAACATAATCGCGGTGTCTGGATTCTAAGCCCGTTACCAAATATTGGATCTGTTGAGGAGTTGCATTGTTGTTGACCGAAGCAACCGATGGGTTGTTTGGATCTATCATGGACTCAATGTCAAATGGGTTGCAAGAAGCAAGCAGACAAAGTGACGAGAGCATGAATATCGTATTTTTTAATGTTGTCGTTTTCATGATAATAAGGTTAAAAATCTAGGCTAAGGTTTAAGAAAAATCTGCGTGCACTTGGGTATGGACCAACATCGATATTGTTGGCAAGGCCATTTCCAAATGTTGAAGTTTCAGGATCATAACCCGAATATTTGCTTATCATTACTAGGTTGTTGCCCGAGATACCTGCTCTAAAGCGTTGTACTTTGTTTTTGAACAGTCTTTGGGTAACCTCAGATGGCATGCTATAGTATAAACCAACCTCTCTTAATTTGATGTAAGAAGCATCTTCTACGAATCGACCGGCATTGTTGAATGGTTCTGGTTCTCTTTGTTTACCATTCGGGATACCATCACCGTTTCTATCACCGAACCAATCTTTTGAGTTACCACCTTCATCCAAGTTTAGGTTAGTTAAGTTGACATTGTAGCCACCTTTTTTCCAATCAAACAAGAAAGAGAAGTCAAAGTTTTTGTAGATGGTCAAGTTGTTGCTGAAACTCATGTTGAATTTCGGTTGGGAGTTGCCCCAAACCGTGTATTCACCTGGGTTGATCTGTGGAGTTCCTACGATAGTTCCTAGCTTTTCGCCTTCTTTCATCAGGAATGTTCCGTAACTAACGCCGAATCCACCAGTGGTATAGGTAGGGATTCCCAGTTTACTAATGGTAATATCGTTTTTCCAGAACATCAATCTACTGTTCCATTTAAAGTTTTCCCTTTCGAATGGAGTACCGGACAGGCTTAACTCGATACCTTTGTTGCTCAGTTCAGCAAGGTTGCTGGAAGTTGAAGTAAATCCCGATGAAGGTGAAAGGTTCAATGGCTGGATGTTGTTTGCGGTATTTTTGATGTAATAGGTCGCTTCCAAGGAAAGTCTATTTTTCAAAATTCCGACATCCACACCGAATTCCAATTCTTTAGCGGTTTCAGGAAGGATGTTCACATTTCCTACAATGGTAGAAAGGGATGAACCCAATAAACCGCCAATGTTCACACCAACCAAAGAGGAATAGGTTGCCCCAAAAGCTACTGGACCAGCAGTCTCACCGTAGGCAATCCTTGGTTTCAATTGAGAAATGAAGTGGTCTCTTAGGAAGTCGAAACTTGTTAAGTTCATCGCTAAGGATGCCTTAGGGAATGCAAATAATTTATTTGGATTGCCATTTAAAGAGGACTTATCAAAACGGACACCAAGGGTACCTATGATCTTATCTTCAAAGTTTGCTTCCTGTTGTAAGAAGATACCAGCTTCCTGAGTTCTCATAAAGAACTGGTTGAAGATAGTCTGAACAGCAGCTTGTTTAACATTTTTCTGAAGCGGCGCCAAACCTTGACCTCTTACAAATAGCAAGTCATCTTTGAAATCCAATCTTACCATACCTACCTGAGAGTTCATGTACACACGTTTCAGGTTGAAGTTGTAAACCAAGGCAGCCTGTAAGTTTGTATTGAAACTCTCTTGCTTGCCGTTCATGATATCACCAGGATTGGCAATACTACGTTGGTATTGTAAATCTTCTGGCAGGTGGATGTTTGTTGTATTCTGTAAATAGTCTAGACCACCATTCAACACGAATTTCATATAACTGCTTTCCCCTTTGAATAGATCTATGCCTAAGTTGAAAGAACTGATTGATCTGTTTACCAAGGAATTGTTGGTTGATTTATCCGTTAGGGCAATAGGGTTTTCAGTAAAGTATGGGTTGTCAGGGTAAGTACCATCAGGACGTTGTCTCAGGTCGTAGTAATTTGGCGTTGCAGCGATGGCATAGCCAATACTTGCTCCGGTCCTGTTTTGGTTACCAGTAAATCCGCGATCGGTATTGGAGCGGATATAGCTAGAATTTACAGACAATTGGATGGCATTTGTGATCTTTTGGTCGATGTTTGCACGCACGGTATACCTTTGGAATCCTGTGTTTTTAATCAATCCGTTTTCATCATTGATACCACCGGCAACAAAGAATTTTGTTTTTTCTGTACCGCCGGAAACATTTAAACGAGTGTTGCTTGAAAAGCGCTGATGATCATAGAAGTAATCTTCGTAGTTCACAAAGCTATTGTTTGCTTTAGCTTCGCGGAATCTTTCCAGTTCAAGGTTTCTACGATTTGTTTGGCTTTGGGTGGTACCACCATAGAAATAATTGATTTTTTCTTCGGACCAATCATCATAGCCCAGAAGCTTAAGAGGAGTTGTTAGACCAAAGTCCTCCGAGATTGATACTTTCGTACGGCCTTCTTTACCTTTTTTGGTGGTAATAATGATTACCCCAGCATTGGCACGGGTTCCGTAAATCGCAGCGGCAGAAGGACCTTTAAGGATTTCGATGTTTTCGATTTCATCGGGGTTAATGTCGGCAAGGCGGTTTGAACCATCATCTTGTGTTGAGTTACCAGCGCCATTTACAGTTGCTCTACCGGTTGATTGGGTAGAGTTGTTCACATAGACCCCATCTAAGATGATCAAAGGTTGAGAGGCACCAACAAGGCTTGAAAGCCCTCTTAACTGTATGGACATACCACCACCTGGAGCTCCAGAGTTAGAACGGATGTTTGCACCCGTTACTTTACCGTACAGAGCTGCATCGGTCGTTTGAGGTTTAGTCACACCAGTCAGTTCAGCGGCATTCACCGAACTAACAGCATTTGCTAAGTTTTTTCTTTTGATAGAGGAAGCCAAACCGGTAACAACGACCTCATTCAAGGTATTGTTCATGTTTTCCTGCATCTTGATGACAAGGTTGTTGCTTGCAGCAGAGACCTGGACTTCTTGATCTTCAAATCCTACCATTGTAAAGAGGATGGTAGCGGGAAGTTTTGGGGCATTGATGGAGAAATTTCCATTGTTGTCAGAGACACCACCAATTCGGGTGTCTTTAATCCTTACACTGACATTCGAGAGTGCTGAACCTGAAAGTTCATCAACCACCTTTCCTGAGATGGTTGTCTGGGCATAAGTCAATTGAACAAGACTAAGCCAAAAGAAAAGCACATAGAGCAGCTTATGTTTCTTCATAAGATTGATTAATTAGGGTTAGTTTTTAGGTTAAAAAAAGTAATAATTACTAGAAAATTTTCTAGAAAAAGGCTACGGCTAAATTCGGTTTGTTAAGGTCTCAGGCGGTAAAACTAATTTAATTGGAACAGCTTTACAATTTAGAATTATTGTTGTCACTACTTTGTTACCAATGCCTGATTTGTTATCAATGTTTTTACAGAATACGAAATTAATTGGCAAATAATTAAAGATTCAACAATTTTATTTAAAAGTCCATAAAGAATGTAGACTATGTAAAATATGACAATCCTTGTTCCAAAGTGAATAAATTGGTCTGATCGTCTGATTTTCCTTGTTGAAAATTGATGATAAAATCATCAAATCTTTCTTAGTTCAAAAATAAATTTTTAGGCAAACACTTTTTTATAATTTCGCTATTGATAATTGGTAGTTAATTTTCTGCATAAGAGCTTGTTAGGTATTTTTGTGCTATCTATGAAATAAACAATAAATGGTAAAGAATCTGAACAGGATCAATAAATATTAGGATAAGATTACAGAAAAGGGTCTGAGGATTCCTAATCGCCTTATTTTGAACAGATTTAAATTATTGAACCCTACAATTATTAAAAACAATGTTTCTTAAATTTGATTTAATGAAAAAGCAGTTCGCCATATTGTTTCTATTTCTATACGTTTTTTCGACAACGGAAATAAGTCAATTGTTGAAATTACCTATTCTAATAGAGCATTATTTTGAACATAAAGAAAAAAGCTATGATCTCAGCTTTTCTGATTTCTTAGTATTGCATTACAACGAAGACCATTTCAAAGGTCACGCTCATGACGAAGATTATGATCAGGATAAAAGGCTTCCTTTTATGCTTCATAGTTCAACCTTAAGTTTTGTATTTATTTCACCAACAAGTATAAATCTTGAAGTAATAGACAAGGCTTATATCGAGAAGGAAAAGACCTTTCCTTTTGAAAATGAATTTTTAATAAATCACATTTACCTCTCGTCCATTTGGCAGCCGCCAAAGGCTTGTTAATCTTTCCGCCTAATATCGGTTTGTAATCACATTCTTGGGTAACCATGTCCAGATCTTTAAGGAATTGGGGGTTTCAAGGGGGTTACAGACTAGGCTTGAGTTTCATTTTTTTTAAAGATTAACAGAATCCAGATTATGCTTACAAGAATTATTGAGTATTCCGTAAGGAATAAGCTCATTATCGCACTCTTGGTATTGGGGCTTATCGCGGTGGGGTCATATCAGCTTACTAGGCTGCCCATTGACGCAGTTCCAGACATTACCAATAATCAAGTGCAGGTTATTACAGTAGCCCCATCATATGGCGCAACTGATATTGAACGTTTGATTACCTTTCCAATTGAACAGGCCAACAACAATATTTCCGGCAGAAAGGAAATACGGAGTTTTTCGAGGTTTGGCCTTTCCTTAGTGACCATCGTTTTTGAAGATCATGTTGATATCTATTGGGCCAGGCAGCAAGTTGCTGAGCGTCTCCAAAAAGTGCAGCAGGAGATTCCTGCGGAAATAGGAATACCTGAGCTAGGTCCAATATCGACGGGTCTTGGCGAAATATATCAGTATGTAATCCGGGCCAAGACAGGCTATGAACGGAAGTTCAATGTGACAGAATTGAGAACTATCCAGGATTGGGTGGTTAGGCGACAGCTTTTAGGAGTACAAGGCGTTGCAGAAGTAAGCAGCTTTGGCGGCAAATTGAAGCAATATGAAATTGCTGTAAATCCAGATAAATTGAATGCTTATGGAATCACCATTCATGATGTTTTCCAAGCCTTGAATGATAACAATCAGAATACAGGTGGTTCCTATATTGAGAAAGGTCCGACGGTTTTATATATCCGTAGTGAAGGCCTTGTTAATTCCATTATGGATATTGAAAATATAGCCATCAACAAGGAGTCTGAAGTTCCATTATTTATCAGAGATGTAGCGGAGGTAAAGATTGGTTATGCCACACGTTATGGTGCCATGACTTATAATGATGAAGGCGAGGTGGCAGGCGCTGTGGTGATGATGCTAAAAGGAGCCAATAGCAGCCAAGTCATAAAGGAGGTAAAAAAGAAGGTTGCTGAAATCCAAAAAACACTACCTGAGGGCGTGCTGTTGGAACCTTTCTTGGACCGGACAAAGATGGTCAACAATGCGATAAACACCGTTGAAACCAATCTTTTGGAAGGTTCCTTGATTGTCGTTTTTGTGTTGGTGCTATTTTTAGGAAATATAAGAGCAGGCTTTTTAGTTGCTTCAGTCATTCCTCTTGCCATGCTGTTTGCCATCTGTATGATGAACCTGTTCTCGGTCAGTGGCAACCTGATGAGTTTAGGGGCCTTAGATTTTGGGCTCATCATTGATGGTGCAGTTATCATTGTTGAAGCGGTCATGCATCAACTGAGCAAAAATGCGAAATTCCAAGAATTGACCAATATACCGAACAAAAAGATGGATTCTATTGTGGTGGATTCAGCGGGTAAAATGATGAATTCTGCGGTATTCGGTCAGGTCATTATCTTGATTGTTTATCTTCCGATATTGACCTTAGAAGGCATAGAAGGGAAAATGTTTAAACCAATGGCAGAGACGGTTGCTTTTGCGTTATTGGGGGCATTTCTTCTCTCCTTAACTTATATCCCTATGATGAGTTCGGTTTTGTTAAAGAAAAGACAGCTAAAACCTTCCTTTTCGGACCGAATGATGAAAAAGATGGAAGCTCTATATCAAAGAATCCTATTTAAAGTATTGAGGTTGCCCAAACTTATCTTTTCCATTGTTCTAATCCTATTTGCAATATCGATATGGATTTTAAGTCGGATGGGAGGAGAATTTATTCCTTCTCTGGAAGAAGGAGATTTTGCTGTTGACACCAGGATATTGCCCGGAAGTAATCTGAATACCACCATTGAAAGCGTCACAAAGGCAGCGAAAATCTTAAAAACCAACTTTCCGGAAGTAGAAAAGGTAGTTACAAAAATAGGTAGTGGGGAAGTGCCAACCGATCCGATGCCGATGGAAGCCTCCGATATGATGGTTATCTTAAAAGACAAAAAGGAATGGACATCAGCCAGGACCTTTCCAGAAATGGCAGACAAGATGGCAAAGGCATTGGAGGATGTGCCGGGTATAACCGTTGGTTTCCAATACCCGGTGCAGATGCGCTTCAATGAGCTGATGACGGGTGCTAGACAGGATGTAGTGCTCAAAATATTTGGCGATGACCTCGATTCCTTAATGGAAAGTGCCAAGAAGATCGGAAAGATTATCAATGAAGTTGAAGGAACTCAGAATTTATATATAGAGCCTATATCGGGATTATCCCAAGTGCTGGTAAAGTTTAACAGACCTGTCATAGCACAATATCATCTTTCCATTGCAGAAATCAACAAGGTCATCAATGCTGCCTTTGCAGGGCAGCAATCAGGTCAGTTTTTCGAAGGGGAGAAGAGGTTCGACATCGTAGTGAGATTGAACCAGGATCTACGACAAAACCTTCGACAGGTTCAGGATCTCCTTATACCCACGAAAGAAGGAGTGCAGATTCCTTTGTCCAAATTAGCAACCGTGGACATCGTCCAAGGACCCAATCAAATTCAGCGAGAGAATGCGCAAAGAAGGATTGTGGTGGGTTTTAATATTAAGGATCGGGATGTTCAGAGTATTGTTGAGGAACTTCAAGGTAAAGTGGAACAACAGATTAAGCTTCCGGCTGGTTATTCCATTTCCTATGGTGGTTCTTTCGAGAATTTGAATAATGCAAAAGGTAGATTGATGATTGCTGTACCAATAGCCTTAGCGTTGATTTTTATCCTGTTGTTTTTGGCTTTTAAGTCAATCAAAGAAAGCCTTCTGATCTATACGGCGATACCCTTGTCTATTATTGGAGGGGTGTTTCTTTTGGCATTCCGGGGGATGCCGTTCAGTATCAGTGCTGGGGTTGGGTTTATCGCTTTGTTTGGTGTGGCTGTTTTGAATGGAATTGTGTTGATCTCGGAGTTCAATAGGTTGAAGAAAAAAGGCATTAGGAATATTGTCAGGATTGTGATTGATGCTGGCGAAAGCCGTTTGCGACCCGTCTTGATGACTGCTAGTGTCGCTTCATTGGGATTTATCCCAATGGCAATCAGTTCAGGAGCTGGTGCAGAAGTTCAAAGACCCTTGGCAACCGTGGTCATTGGAGGCTTGATGGTTGCAACTTTGCTGACACTGTTTGTTCTTCCATTGCTTTATGTCACCATTGAAAATGGATTTAAAAGAAAGATTAAAAAGCCTGAAATATTAGTTATCATTTTATTGTTCATGAGTTCCTTTTTAGGTAATCAGCTTAATGCACAGACTCCTATTTCACTAGAGGATGCCATGCAATTGGCCATAAAAGAAAATCGCAATATTAAACTAGAGAAACTAAAATCTGACTATGCAAAAAGTTTGATAAAGACAGCTAGCTACGATATTCCTCAGTTTGGGATCAATTCTGAATACGGCCAGGTCAATAGTGCCAATACGGATATCCGATTGAATGCCTCACAAAGCATTGCCTTCCCAACGGTTTACAGCAAACAAAAAGGCTTATTTACTGAGGAATGGAAGAAAAGTGAATTGTATATTGACATGAAAGAATATGAGTTGAAGAAAGCCGTTTCCTTGACTTACTATGAGATGTTGTTCTGGAAGGACAAGATAAAGCTTTTAGAAAGCTATCAACAGCTGTATTCTAAGATGGCGGAGAAAGCAACCTTGCGTAAGAAGGCTGGAGAAAGCAATATATTGGAACTAAGTACAGTGGAGAACCAAAGGTCATCGATTGGTGTTCAGGTCATGCAAATACAACAGGAGCTTGATATGTTGCTTAAGCGTTTTAACTGGCTTCTCAATTCCAATTCAGCATTCACGGTGATAGATGAAGCTCATGCAAAACTTGCTTTTCAAGAGGGTCAAGATAACCCTCAAATAAGTCTATTGGAACAAGAAGTTGTCATTTCTGCTAAACAGGTTGAATTGGAGAAATCTAGGCTATTGCCAGAATTGACACTAGGGTATAGTTTGAATAGTTTCAAAGGGATTGGTCCAAACGATATCTATTACAATGCCGTTCCAAGGTTTCATTCTGTACAGTTCGGGATAGGCTTGCCCATTTTCTCCTCAGGACAAAGGGCCAAAGTGAAAGCATCAAGGATATCAGAAAACATAGCAGAGAGCAATCTTCAAAACTTCAGATACAGCATGGAAGTTCAAAGGGAGCAGCTAAATATTGCTTATCAAAATTCCTTAAAGATTGTCAATCAGTTTGAATCAAGTGATTTAAGGCATGCCCAAATAATTTTGGAAACTGCCCAAAGTCAATTTAATAATGGAGAGATCAATTACTTGGAATACGTGATGCTTTTAAATCAAACCGTACTGGTAAACAATAATTACCTAGATGCTTTGTGGAAGCTCAATGAAGCTGTCATTCAATACAAATTTCTTCTTCTAAATCTATGATCATGAAAATTATAAAATCAATTTATTTATATATATCCTTAATCCTGATGAGCATCATGTTTGCATGTTCAACGAAGGTAAGCGAACAGCAAAGTGTGGCAAACAAAGCAGAAGAGGATCTAGTCATTTTAACGGACGCACAACTAAAAAATGCAGGCATCGAAGAAATGGAAATCTCCGATCAGCAGATTTCAGTGATGTTAAAAATGAATGGCAAGATTGATGTGCCTCCACAAAACTTAATATCCATCAGCGCACCTTTAGGAGGATATTTAAAGCAAACAGATTTAGTGACAGGTAAGAAGGTGGCCAAAGGGCAGGTTCTTGCCATATTGGAAAATCCACAGTTTATACAGTTGCAACAAGATTATTTGACTGCAAAATCGAAGTATAACTTTGCCAATCTCGATTATATCCGTCAGCGAGACTTGAACCAAGCCCAAGCGAGTAGCGACAAGGTTATGCAAGCTGCAAAATCTGAAATGGAAAACCAACAAGTTCTTATGAACACAATTGCACAGCAATTGAGGATGGTCCATATAGATCCTAATCAAATAAGCTCAACTAATATTGTCAATCATGTTGCTGTGTATAGTCCGATTAATGGATATGTCAGTAGAGTCAATGTAAATATCGGGAAGTATTTAAGTCCCACCGATGTCCTTTTCGAATTGATCAATCCCAGCAATATTCATCTCAGCATTAAAGTTCTGGAGAAAGACTTGGAAAAATTAAAGGTTGGACAGGATTTAGTAGCCTATTCAAATCTAGATCCTCAGACTAGATACCCAGCAAAGATCCAATTGCTGGGGGCCATAATTGACGAAAATGGATTGGCAGATGTTCAATGTCAGTTTACCCAAAAGAACCTCAATTTAGTTCCGGGTACTTACATGAATATAGAAATTGTATCACAGACTGCTTTTTCAAAAGCATTGCCCGAAGAAAGCATCGTAGATTACAAGGGACAGAATTTTGTATTTGTTCATGAAGGCAAGAATACCTACCGCATGGTAGCAGTTTCTTTAGGCGAGTCAGATAAGGGATTCGTACAGGTGTTAAATGCACAGGATTTTTCGCAGAAGAAGGTTGTCAGCAAGAATGCCTATACGCTTTTGATGAAATTAAAGAATACCGAAGAAGAATAGTGAAGAACAGGAATTAAAAAATGAGCTGTCCATCTCGACAGCTCATTTTTTCAAGACTGATTAATTTTCTTGGTAACCACCATAATATTTAACTGGGCTCCATGCGGGAATCACTTCCAGTTTTTCTTTGCTGAATGCTTTGAACTGATCATCTGCATATACTATTTTCCCATCTACGATGGTTAAGTTAGATTTTAGTTTTTTGATATCATCTTCAGGAATGGTAAAATAATCCTGATCCAAAATGGTCAAATCCGCATAATAACCTGGTTTTAGCAAGCCTTTTTCATTGCTTTGTTTGATAAGGTCGTAGCCACCTTTTGTCATAAGCTCAAGGGCCAGTGTGCGGTCCAATCGATTTTCCTTTTGTAGGATTTCGGTATTTCCAACCGTCTTTCCAGAGACCAACCAATGGATTGCCAACCAAGGGTTGAAAGATGAGACCCGGGTGGCATCGGTGCCTAATCCGACAGGGATTCCCATTTCTAGGATTTTATGGATGGGTGGCGCTTGATTCGCAGCCTTCTTGCCATACCT contains:
- a CDS encoding CusA/CzcA family heavy metal efflux RND transporter, which produces MLTRIIEYSVRNKLIIALLVLGLIAVGSYQLTRLPIDAVPDITNNQVQVITVAPSYGATDIERLITFPIEQANNNISGRKEIRSFSRFGLSLVTIVFEDHVDIYWARQQVAERLQKVQQEIPAEIGIPELGPISTGLGEIYQYVIRAKTGYERKFNVTELRTIQDWVVRRQLLGVQGVAEVSSFGGKLKQYEIAVNPDKLNAYGITIHDVFQALNDNNQNTGGSYIEKGPTVLYIRSEGLVNSIMDIENIAINKESEVPLFIRDVAEVKIGYATRYGAMTYNDEGEVAGAVVMMLKGANSSQVIKEVKKKVAEIQKTLPEGVLLEPFLDRTKMVNNAINTVETNLLEGSLIVVFVLVLFLGNIRAGFLVASVIPLAMLFAICMMNLFSVSGNLMSLGALDFGLIIDGAVIIVEAVMHQLSKNAKFQELTNIPNKKMDSIVVDSAGKMMNSAVFGQVIILIVYLPILTLEGIEGKMFKPMAETVAFALLGAFLLSLTYIPMMSSVLLKKRQLKPSFSDRMMKKMEALYQRILFKVLRLPKLIFSIVLILFAISIWILSRMGGEFIPSLEEGDFAVDTRILPGSNLNTTIESVTKAAKILKTNFPEVEKVVTKIGSGEVPTDPMPMEASDMMVILKDKKEWTSARTFPEMADKMAKALEDVPGITVGFQYPVQMRFNELMTGARQDVVLKIFGDDLDSLMESAKKIGKIINEVEGTQNLYIEPISGLSQVLVKFNRPVIAQYHLSIAEINKVINAAFAGQQSGQFFEGEKRFDIVVRLNQDLRQNLRQVQDLLIPTKEGVQIPLSKLATVDIVQGPNQIQRENAQRRIVVGFNIKDRDVQSIVEELQGKVEQQIKLPAGYSISYGGSFENLNNAKGRLMIAVPIALALIFILLFLAFKSIKESLLIYTAIPLSIIGGVFLLAFRGMPFSISAGVGFIALFGVAVLNGIVLISEFNRLKKKGIRNIVRIVIDAGESRLRPVLMTASVASLGFIPMAISSGAGAEVQRPLATVVIGGLMVATLLTLFVLPLLYVTIENGFKRKIKKPEILVIILLFMSSFLGNQLNAQTPISLEDAMQLAIKENRNIKLEKLKSDYAKSLIKTASYDIPQFGINSEYGQVNSANTDIRLNASQSIAFPTVYSKQKGLFTEEWKKSELYIDMKEYELKKAVSLTYYEMLFWKDKIKLLESYQQLYSKMAEKATLRKKAGESNILELSTVENQRSSIGVQVMQIQQELDMLLKRFNWLLNSNSAFTVIDEAHAKLAFQEGQDNPQISLLEQEVVISAKQVELEKSRLLPELTLGYSLNSFKGIGPNDIYYNAVPRFHSVQFGIGLPIFSSGQRAKVKASRISENIAESNLQNFRYSMEVQREQLNIAYQNSLKIVNQFESSDLRHAQIILETAQSQFNNGEINYLEYVMLLNQTVLVNNNYLDALWKLNEAVIQYKFLLLNL
- a CDS encoding efflux RND transporter periplasmic adaptor subunit, whose amino-acid sequence is MKIIKSIYLYISLILMSIMFACSTKVSEQQSVANKAEEDLVILTDAQLKNAGIEEMEISDQQISVMLKMNGKIDVPPQNLISISAPLGGYLKQTDLVTGKKVAKGQVLAILENPQFIQLQQDYLTAKSKYNFANLDYIRQRDLNQAQASSDKVMQAAKSEMENQQVLMNTIAQQLRMVHIDPNQISSTNIVNHVAVYSPINGYVSRVNVNIGKYLSPTDVLFELINPSNIHLSIKVLEKDLEKLKVGQDLVAYSNLDPQTRYPAKIQLLGAIIDENGLADVQCQFTQKNLNLVPGTYMNIEIVSQTAFSKALPEESIVDYKGQNFVFVHEGKNTYRMVAVSLGESDKGFVQVLNAQDFSQKKVVSKNAYTLLMKLKNTEEE